DNA sequence from the Vicinamibacteria bacterium genome:
ACGATCGAGCTGACGTTCACCGCCTCGGTCCGGCCCGCGGCCGCGGACGTCGGCATCGTAATCAACGAAAAGCCGGCTGGCAGCTTCCGGGTGACGCCCGGCTTCGACGAGTACACCGTGCGAGTGCCCGCGCTCTACTGGAAGGAGGGTGTCAATCGTCTCGACCTGACGCCGCGATTCGCTGAGCCCAAGAGCGTCTTGCTCCTGGAGAAGATCGGGGCACACCGCTCGGTCGTGAGCCCCAGCCGATTGCCCGGAGCGGCCCAAGGACGGTGATATTCATCAGCCTGCTACTGGGCGCGTAGGGAGATCATGGGGTCGACTCGGGACGCGCGACGCGCGGGAAGGTAGAGGGCGACCGCCGCCACGACGACGAGCACGAGGGACACCTCGGCGTAGACGATGGGATCCGCCGCGCCGACGCCGAAGAGAAAGCTCTCGAGCAGCCGCGACACGAGGGCCGCTCCCACCAAGCCCAGCACGAGCCCGATCCCCGTGAGCTTTCCTCCCTGAACGATGACGAGCCCCAGGATGTCACTCCCCCGGGCACCGAGCGTCATCCGCAGCCCGAATTCTTGGGTTCGCTGGCCGACGGTCTGGGTCACGATCCCATAGAGTCCGAGGCAGGCGAGAAAAAGGGCGAGTCCCGCGAAGACGGCGAGGGCCGCGGTCGAGAAGCCGCGACGGGCGAGGCCGTTCGCGAGGACCGCCTCCATCGTGCGAATGCGCGACAGCGGCTGGTTCGGGTCGACTTGGCGGAGCTCTTCACGGATCGCGGGAACGTAGCCGAGAGGGTCACCGGTGGTTCGAGCGACGAGGACCATCGACGTCGAGTTGAGGTTCTGGCGATGAGTCCAGTAGATCGCGGGACGCTTCTCCTCGCCCAGACTCCACTGCTGCACGTTCCCGACGACGCCGACGATGGTGTAATGAGGGCCGGTGTCGCCGAAGGTGATGCGCCGGCCGATGGGGGACGCCGTGCTGAACACCTGCCGGACGAGCTCGCGGTTGACCACGACGATGTTCGCACTCTCGCTCGTGTCGGACGAAAGGAAAGAACGCCCCTCGACGACCGGGATTCGCATCGTGCGAAAATAATCCGGGCTGACGCTCCGGGTTTCGGCGAGAGGGCTGTGCCCGTCCGGCCACTCGATCCCTTCCACATCGAAATCGGAATTCCATCCTCCCTCGGTCGGTAGGACGGTCACCATGCCCGTCCCCTCGACTCCGGGAAGGGCCCCGATGCGCTCGAGAACCTCGTCGAAGAAAGCCGCCTGCTTCGTGTGAGTGTCGTACACGGGCGCGGGGAGCGCGACGGTGAAGGTCAAGAGGTTCTCGGGATCGAAGCCGAGCTCCTCGTCCAGCAGGTTCTGGAAGCTCTCGATCAGAAGCCCGGCACCCGCGAGCAGCATGAGCGCCAGAGCAACCTCGGCGATGACGAGCGCCTTGCCCAAACCCCGGCTTTCCGACGGGCCGAGCTCGCGGCCGCCCTCCTTGAGCGACGCGCCGGCGTCGACCGAGCCTGCCCTCAGCGCCGGCAGCGAGCCGAACAGGAGACCCGCGAGCACGACCAGCCCGAGCGAGAACCCGAGAGCGGTCGCGTCCATGGATACGTGTCCCGAGCCGAGGAGTGCCGCTCCCGGCGACGTCGAGAACATCTTCAACGCCGTGGTGGACAACGCGACACCGGCAAGTCCTCCGCCCACGGCGAGGATCGAGGTCTCGACCAGCGCGCCCCGGACGAGTCGGCTCCGCGAGGCCCCGAGCGCGGACCGCAGAGCGAGCTCGCGGGCTCTTCCCGAGGAGCGGGCGAGCACGAGGTTCGCGATATTGGCGCAGGCGATGAGAAGCACGAACCCGACCGCACCCATCAGCATGAGCACCGAGGTGCGCGAGCGGCCGCGGATTCGGTCGTTCAGAGAGACGAGAATGATTCCGTGGTCGGTTCGACCATCCTGCTTCAGCGCCTCCGCGTTGCGCTCGATCTCAGCCTCGGCCTGCTCCAGAGCCACGCCGGCACCGAGGCGCGCGACAACCGTGAGGTAGTGCGAGCCTCGCGGCGAGTCCTCCACCGTTCTTCGCAGGGGAAGCCACAGCTCGGGCTCACTCTGACGGCGAAGCTCGTTC
Encoded proteins:
- a CDS encoding ABC transporter permease; its protein translation is MVEDARTGIRRLAAAPGFTLVAVVTLAVGIGANAAVFSILNQALLRSLPYPDADTIVFVRDIQPQLRDLPGSYPEYLDWKELTEVFDDVGAYWRPSANLTGETGPERVEVVRLTPNLLRMMGVEPLAGRILEDDDDVPGAERVALLGYALWQRRYGGDRNVLGRAVLVNGEQTTIVGVLPPDERVQTPNELRRQSEPELWLPLRRTVEDSPRGSHYLTVVARLGAGVALEQAEAEIERNAEALKQDGRTDHGIILVSLNDRIRGRSRTSVLMLMGAVGFVLLIACANIANLVLARSSGRARELALRSALGASRSRLVRGALVETSILAVGGGLAGVALSTTALKMFSTSPGAALLGSGHVSMDATALGFSLGLVVLAGLLFGSLPALRAGSVDAGASLKEGGRELGPSESRGLGKALVIAEVALALMLLAGAGLLIESFQNLLDEELGFDPENLLTFTVALPAPVYDTHTKQAAFFDEVLERIGALPGVEGTGMVTVLPTEGGWNSDFDVEGIEWPDGHSPLAETRSVSPDYFRTMRIPVVEGRSFLSSDTSESANIVVVNRELVRQVFSTASPIGRRITFGDTGPHYTIVGVVGNVQQWSLGEEKRPAIYWTHRQNLNSTSMVLVARTTGDPLGYVPAIREELRQVDPNQPLSRIRTMEAVLANGLARRGFSTAALAVFAGLALFLACLGLYGIVTQTVGQRTQEFGLRMTLGARGSDILGLVIVQGGKLTGIGLVLGLVGAALVSRLLESFLFGVGAADPIVYAEVSLVLVVVAAVALYLPARRASRVDPMISLRAQ